In a genomic window of Candidatus Desulfatibia profunda:
- a CDS encoding glycosyltransferase family 9 protein — translation MAETKLLIIHHGALGDVVTTFPAIFKLRQSFGCIDALFQGRLGKLAAELKVVDNCFALEAAAWASLYSVPVAPAVKNILRTYDSIVLFSHSRQLQETINNLTGNRVHRIPPRPDVDQPIHVLGHVIAQLADCGLIETGGRDHDVIACPEMHSDKRSSGYNPAKVCIHPGSGSKKKNWKIANYLKTARILEATGMRTEFILGPAEHFLAESLQVQSGPKTGIHIVDDLSALASLLKTAGGFIGNDSGISHLAAFLGLATVAVFGPSDPQRWKPVGRAVKALRPVLECSPCFETDSTRCASTECLDGTTPEAVVEAFYKLVVTKG, via the coding sequence TAAGGCAATCGTTCGGCTGCATCGACGCACTTTTTCAGGGCCGGCTGGGCAAACTAGCCGCCGAGTTAAAAGTTGTCGACAACTGCTTTGCACTGGAAGCCGCTGCTTGGGCTTCCCTTTATTCGGTGCCGGTCGCGCCGGCCGTAAAAAACATCCTGCGCACTTATGACAGCATCGTCCTTTTTTCACATTCGCGGCAACTTCAAGAAACCATAAACAACCTAACGGGCAACAGGGTTCATCGCATTCCGCCCCGTCCGGACGTTGATCAACCCATCCATGTCCTCGGACATGTTATCGCTCAACTTGCCGACTGCGGTCTGATTGAAACCGGCGGCAGGGATCACGATGTGATTGCCTGTCCGGAGATGCACAGCGACAAAAGAAGCAGCGGATATAATCCTGCCAAGGTCTGCATTCATCCCGGATCCGGAAGCAAAAAAAAGAACTGGAAGATTGCCAATTATCTTAAAACCGCCCGGATCCTTGAAGCAACCGGCATGCGAACGGAATTTATCTTAGGTCCGGCTGAACATTTCCTGGCAGAGTCGTTGCAGGTACAGAGCGGCCCCAAAACGGGCATTCATATTGTTGATGATCTATCGGCACTGGCGTCGTTGCTTAAAACAGCGGGCGGGTTTATCGGAAACGATTCCGGAATCAGTCATCTTGCCGCCTTTTTGGGGCTTGCCACGGTTGCGGTTTTTGGACCCTCTGATCCGCAACGATGGAAACCCGTGGGTCGAGCCGTAAAGGCTCTAAGGCCCGTTCTTGAATGCAGCCCCTGTTTTGAAACCGACAGCACCAGGTGCGCATCGACGGAATGCCTGGACGGAACAACGCCCGAGGCGGTTGTGGAGGCATTTTATAAATTGGTCGTCACAAAGGGTTAA